In Thalassotalea sp. Sam97, a single window of DNA contains:
- the nudE gene encoding ADP compounds hydrolase NudE, which produces MNNEQKLTLPEITASKDIAKSRLVTVEAVDLTFSNGEQRTYEKIKGSGRGAVLIVPLLDDDTIVLIREYCAGTHSYQLGFPKGLIDPGEQPAEAANREMREEIGMAATSIEYLHQVSLAPAFFNATMDLFVARGLYESPLQGDEPEPLQIVHWQLSDYQSLLAQPDFTEARSISALMLLLDKLQGN; this is translated from the coding sequence ATGAATAACGAGCAGAAGTTAACGTTGCCAGAAATTACCGCCAGTAAAGATATCGCCAAGAGTCGTTTGGTGACTGTCGAAGCGGTTGATTTGACCTTTAGTAATGGTGAACAACGAACCTATGAAAAAATTAAAGGCAGCGGCCGTGGTGCAGTATTGATTGTACCGTTACTTGATGATGACACGATTGTCCTTATTCGCGAATATTGTGCTGGGACGCACTCTTATCAACTTGGCTTCCCCAAAGGATTAATTGATCCGGGCGAACAGCCTGCTGAAGCGGCTAATCGTGAGATGCGAGAAGAAATTGGTATGGCAGCAACGTCGATTGAATATCTGCATCAAGTCAGCTTAGCGCCAGCATTTTTTAACGCGACAATGGATTTATTTGTCGCGCGAGGCTTATACGAAAGCCCTTTGCAAGGTGATGAACCCGAACCTTTGCAAATTGTGCACTGGCAGTTGAGTGATTATCAGTCATTGCTTGCACAGCCTGATTTCACAGAAGCACGCAGCATTAGTGCGCTGATGCTATTGCTCGATAAATTGCAAGGTAACTAA
- the yrfG gene encoding GMP/IMP nucleotidase, translating into MISEWTDYFMLQWAKIDTVLLDMDGTILDLHFDNYFWLQHLPLRYAESKHISLEQAKNFLKQRYLDVEGTISWYCLDYWAEQIDMPITELKREIDHLIQLRDDAHDFLTALKQSGRQVVLVTNAHPDSLSLKIEKTALDQYFDELISCHQFQVSKESQSLWQQLQAHLKFDKQRTLFVDDSLPILDAAKTFGIEYLLAVANPDSKQPIREVMNYPFITDYRQLITDIINNPVSH; encoded by the coding sequence ATGATTAGCGAATGGACAGACTATTTCATGTTGCAATGGGCAAAAATCGATACCGTTCTATTAGATATGGACGGCACAATCTTAGATTTACATTTTGATAATTATTTTTGGTTGCAGCATTTGCCACTACGTTACGCAGAATCAAAACACATTTCCCTTGAGCAAGCCAAAAACTTTCTGAAACAACGCTATCTCGATGTCGAAGGGACGATTTCCTGGTACTGCCTTGATTATTGGGCAGAGCAAATAGATATGCCCATCACCGAACTTAAACGGGAAATAGATCATCTGATTCAGCTACGAGATGATGCTCATGATTTTTTAACGGCGCTCAAACAAAGTGGTCGCCAGGTGGTTTTAGTCACTAACGCCCACCCAGATAGCTTGTCATTGAAGATTGAAAAGACGGCCCTAGATCAATATTTCGACGAACTGATTTCATGCCATCAATTTCAAGTAAGTAAAGAATCCCAAAGCTTATGGCAACAACTACAAGCGCATCTAAAATTCGACAAACAACGCACCTTGTTTGTTGATGATAGCCTACCCATTCTTGATGCCGCTAAAACCTTTGGTATTGAGTACTTGCTTGCGGTTGCTAACCCAGATAGTAAACAGCCGATAAGAGAAGTGATGAACTACCCGTTTATTACCGACTACCGCCAGTTGATAACTGACATAATTAACAACCCGGTAAGCCATTAA
- a CDS encoding alpha/beta hydrolase, whose product MRGQVSDKLKPLLEQVNQAVAEMKAQNIPFDVATTRTNLDNLAAFMNDSPEIELVVERQFTNGEQIIPARVYHPQPSKPLPVLLHFHGGGHMCGSIELYDPVSRQLAKYCNMIVIAIDYRLAPEHPYPAGIEDSMFALKHYQQVLEGLLYQPKVSIIGDSAGGAICTTLAHRCQSAAEVTIDKQVLIYPSVDYTMSQPSIEENGDGFLLQKEKIAWYFQQYFNGEADTQLLRAASPLLQSFSKQLPATLVITAGCDPLRDEGEAYYQMLRRAGVEAQHHQLPDMIHAYMLLHELVANECHETYVKIAEFLNVQSSS is encoded by the coding sequence ATGAGAGGACAAGTATCGGACAAACTAAAGCCTCTGCTTGAGCAAGTAAATCAAGCTGTCGCCGAGATGAAAGCACAGAACATCCCGTTTGATGTAGCAACAACACGCACTAACTTGGATAACCTAGCAGCTTTTATGAATGATAGTCCCGAGATTGAATTGGTAGTGGAGCGTCAATTTACTAATGGCGAGCAAATAATCCCTGCACGAGTTTATCATCCGCAACCCAGTAAGCCACTGCCGGTGTTGTTACATTTTCATGGTGGTGGACATATGTGCGGTAGCATTGAACTTTACGACCCGGTCAGCCGGCAACTTGCTAAGTATTGCAATATGATCGTTATCGCGATTGATTATCGCTTAGCACCGGAGCATCCTTATCCGGCGGGTATTGAAGACAGTATGTTTGCCTTAAAGCATTATCAACAAGTGCTTGAAGGGTTATTGTATCAGCCTAAGGTATCGATTATTGGCGATAGTGCAGGAGGGGCGATTTGTACGACGCTTGCGCACCGATGCCAAAGTGCTGCTGAGGTTACTATTGATAAGCAAGTGCTGATATACCCGAGTGTAGACTACACCATGAGTCAGCCATCAATAGAAGAAAATGGTGATGGTTTTTTATTGCAAAAAGAAAAAATAGCGTGGTATTTTCAGCAGTATTTTAACGGCGAAGCTGATACTCAGTTGCTCCGTGCGGCTTCGCCATTATTGCAGTCGTTTTCTAAGCAACTACCGGCAACCTTGGTGATTACTGCTGGCTGTGACCCGCTACGTGATGAAGGCGAAGCGTATTATCAAATGTTGCGCCGCGCAGGGGTAGAGGCTCAGCATCATCAATTGCCAGATATGATCCATGCCTACATGCTACTGCATGAGTTGGTTGCCAATGAATGTCATGAAACTTACGTTAAAATCGCTGAGTTTCTAAATGTTCAATCATCTAGTTAG
- a CDS encoding CynX/NimT family MFS transporter, giving the protein MKITNKYVVEALVFFSYVLFAMAWVGGTASMSQIMSAMQIDSLASASFISGAVTLAKIVGTFGAAWLAIKFGIKMAFFIASMLIVIGLLTPYAPNYEVLLISRFLMGLGGAFMVVYFNPIVLHWFDAEQRPVVNGLNAVAFNVGTGVILWLMTDLNQLTGSWQLSLILFSLASVVLAAVWLLVKFDTTEPDKKHLVTEPQGYSYAQGFRDKFNWAYSFTYSGLLTFYICLFTFYPEAGISQSKWVIGFGIIGTLAGIIYSNKIKQRIPVIRWSGLLMTISLVGLSFSTSAWLQMFCAMVLGFFIFFPVTALVSIPHEMPGMTGARVTVIFSLFYSISYLAATIVLWLFGRLVDIYQGDYTPSLMMISVLSLTFFIGSYFLPETNPKLQRKTEERMA; this is encoded by the coding sequence ATGAAAATAACCAATAAATACGTGGTCGAAGCCCTGGTTTTTTTTAGCTATGTACTGTTCGCCATGGCATGGGTAGGTGGTACAGCGAGCATGAGCCAAATTATGAGTGCCATGCAAATTGACAGTCTAGCTTCTGCAAGCTTTATCAGTGGTGCCGTCACCTTAGCCAAAATTGTTGGTACATTCGGTGCCGCTTGGTTAGCCATTAAATTTGGCATAAAAATGGCATTTTTTATTGCCAGCATGTTGATTGTTATTGGTTTACTAACCCCCTACGCGCCTAACTATGAAGTGTTGCTAATAAGTCGTTTTTTAATGGGATTGGGTGGTGCGTTTATGGTGGTCTATTTTAACCCCATTGTCTTGCATTGGTTTGATGCAGAGCAGCGTCCAGTGGTTAATGGCTTAAATGCTGTCGCCTTTAACGTTGGTACCGGTGTTATCTTGTGGCTTATGACTGATCTAAATCAGCTAACGGGTAGTTGGCAACTAAGCTTGATATTGTTTTCACTGGCCAGTGTGGTGTTGGCAGCGGTTTGGTTGTTGGTAAAGTTTGATACAACCGAGCCTGATAAAAAGCACTTGGTCACAGAGCCGCAGGGCTACAGTTATGCGCAAGGCTTTCGTGATAAATTTAATTGGGCATACTCTTTTACCTATTCAGGCTTGCTTACCTTTTATATTTGTTTATTCACCTTTTACCCAGAGGCTGGCATCAGTCAAAGTAAATGGGTGATTGGTTTTGGCATTATTGGCACCTTAGCAGGCATTATTTACAGCAATAAGATAAAACAGCGTATTCCGGTTATCCGTTGGTCAGGTCTACTGATGACCATTAGCTTAGTTGGCTTGTCGTTTAGTACATCGGCTTGGCTGCAAATGTTTTGTGCTATGGTATTGGGCTTTTTTATCTTCTTCCCTGTGACTGCATTGGTGTCGATTCCTCACGAAATGCCTGGCATGACCGGCGCCCGGGTGACGGTGATCTTTAGTCTGTTTTACTCTATCAGCTATCTAGCTGCAACCATTGTGTTGTGGTTGTTTGGTCGCTTGGTTGATATATATCAGGGCGATTATACGCCATCGCTGATGATGATTAGTGTATTAAGTTTGACTTTCTTTATTGGCAGTTACTTTTTGCCAGAAACCAACCCGAAACTTCAGCGTAAAACTGAGGAGCGTATGGCATGA
- a CDS encoding PAS-domain containing protein has protein sequence MLAWQSINTWFVTLLSVCYLLVLFIVAYWGQKQSKLSHKPWVYSLALGVSCSSWAFYGTVGQAASTGEWLAPIYIGSIFCFVIGWPMLLKTLHIIKKQNLTSIADFIACRYDKSPYIAGIVTIVALIGIIPYISLQLRAIGSSFDLLTGTYQQGVSTSLVVTLVLIVFSILFGARQLSASKQSPGLVLAIAFSSVVKLFALTAVGIFATFFVFDGFSDLINQHHQLNNNWQQSSSYFALSQAILGAITIFILPQQFHMMMIENQSERQLKTARWLFPLYLIAINVFILPIAIAGQLNFPGGSVNPDSFVLSLPLFYQHAWLGALVYIGGLAAATSMVVVAAIVLSTMITTEVLTPILLKLRFAEEKASGQLSTTLLNLRRGAIAGTLILAFAFERVVGGNSHLASIGLISFVLLSQFAPALIGALYWRKATYKAALVSILAGACVWLYTLLLPLLQPDMSWVNHGPWQVAWLKPNALFGISKLDDISHGLLFSLLVNLVCFVVISLLSKRSVSEKLQAELFINKKHRQLERHLTPKDLYLLLQRFIDKQAADDLLIYAKQQQLTTKQQHQQLIDYTRLQLSGVLGSASTRMVMRAASSAEDVPLDEVASIVDEASQVLQFNRELLQSGVENIDQGISVIDADMRLVAWNRKYIELLDYPADFIVAGIPVSELLRFNINRGIIVGDNPETLIDKRIAHMRAGKNHYIQRLMPNGRVLEIRGQAMPGGGFVSTFSDITQHIEAEKALQQANETLEKRVASRTEELQRAKAEAEAANRSKTRFLAAASHDLMQPFNALTLFTDMLKAKVKDQELRKLANNIDDSLNVVEALLSDLVEISRLDNAKYQATPSTFAINELLTPLKNEFSLLAKQANIEFHFVLSQCHVHSDQRLLRRIIQNFLSNAVHYCQDSNNPLGKTAKILFGVRRQGHQLRIEVWDNGPGIAEDKLQLIFAEFERLPQTREIPGLGLGLAISERIAKILGLRISVRSSLGKGTVFAINVPLAHDKPKSLALAPATHSDTEVNKPNDPLNITALILDNDPLMLTALSSQLEQWGCQVLSASNPQVIERHVEQINQPPSIIVADYHLDDAQNGVDVFRQLLAEQGWHVPCVICSADPSEQVREHTSSAHFHFLRKPIKPLALKRLIKQVVAANVK, from the coding sequence GTGTTAGCTTGGCAGTCTATTAATACCTGGTTCGTGACGCTTCTTTCGGTTTGCTATTTATTGGTGTTGTTTATTGTCGCCTATTGGGGGCAAAAACAAAGTAAACTGAGTCATAAGCCATGGGTATACAGCTTGGCGCTCGGTGTGAGTTGCAGTTCGTGGGCGTTTTATGGCACGGTGGGTCAAGCCGCATCAACAGGTGAGTGGCTAGCCCCCATCTACATTGGTAGCATTTTTTGCTTTGTCATTGGCTGGCCGATGCTGCTAAAAACATTACACATTATCAAGAAGCAAAATCTCACATCGATTGCCGACTTCATCGCCTGCCGTTACGATAAATCTCCCTACATAGCCGGTATAGTAACTATTGTCGCGTTAATCGGCATTATTCCTTATATATCATTACAATTGCGCGCCATAGGCAGTAGTTTTGATTTATTAACTGGTACCTATCAGCAGGGAGTTAGCACGTCACTTGTGGTGACATTAGTGCTCATCGTCTTCAGTATTTTGTTTGGTGCCCGGCAATTATCGGCGAGTAAACAAAGCCCTGGCCTTGTCTTAGCAATTGCATTCAGCTCTGTGGTGAAATTATTCGCGTTAACAGCGGTTGGTATCTTTGCCACGTTCTTTGTGTTTGACGGATTTTCAGATCTTATAAACCAGCACCATCAACTTAACAACAATTGGCAGCAAAGTTCTAGCTATTTCGCCCTGTCGCAAGCCATATTGGGCGCCATTACAATTTTCATCTTACCGCAACAGTTTCATATGATGATGATTGAAAATCAAAGTGAGCGTCAGCTGAAAACGGCCCGTTGGTTATTTCCTTTGTATTTGATCGCAATCAACGTGTTCATCTTACCTATTGCGATTGCTGGACAACTTAATTTTCCAGGGGGAAGTGTTAACCCCGATAGCTTTGTTTTAAGTTTGCCATTATTTTATCAGCACGCATGGCTTGGTGCTTTAGTATACATAGGTGGTTTAGCTGCAGCCACCAGCATGGTCGTCGTTGCAGCCATCGTATTAAGTACCATGATCACCACAGAAGTGCTCACACCGATATTATTAAAACTTCGCTTTGCCGAGGAAAAAGCCAGCGGTCAATTATCAACAACCTTACTTAACTTGCGTCGTGGAGCAATCGCCGGGACTCTTATTTTAGCCTTTGCTTTTGAGCGCGTTGTTGGCGGCAATAGCCATTTAGCAAGCATTGGCCTTATCTCGTTTGTATTGTTATCGCAATTTGCACCTGCGCTAATCGGTGCCCTTTATTGGCGAAAAGCGACCTACAAAGCCGCTTTGGTTAGTATCCTTGCTGGCGCATGTGTCTGGCTGTATACCTTATTGTTGCCACTACTTCAGCCTGACATGAGCTGGGTAAATCATGGTCCTTGGCAAGTAGCTTGGCTTAAACCCAATGCGTTATTCGGTATCAGCAAATTAGATGACATTAGCCATGGCTTACTATTTAGCTTACTGGTTAATCTTGTCTGCTTTGTTGTTATTTCATTACTGAGTAAGCGTAGCGTTAGCGAAAAACTGCAAGCTGAGTTATTTATTAATAAAAAACACCGCCAATTAGAGCGCCATCTAACACCTAAAGATCTTTATCTATTGCTGCAACGATTTATCGATAAACAAGCGGCCGACGATCTCCTCATCTACGCTAAGCAACAGCAGCTAACAACAAAGCAACAGCACCAACAATTGATTGATTACACGCGTTTACAACTCTCCGGCGTATTGGGTTCAGCCTCAACACGAATGGTCATGCGTGCCGCAAGCTCAGCTGAAGACGTACCATTAGATGAGGTCGCCAGCATTGTTGATGAAGCCAGTCAGGTACTGCAATTTAATCGTGAATTATTGCAATCAGGGGTTGAGAATATTGACCAAGGCATTAGCGTTATTGATGCCGATATGCGCTTAGTAGCCTGGAATCGTAAGTATATTGAATTACTCGATTATCCTGCGGACTTTATTGTTGCAGGCATCCCTGTAAGTGAGTTACTACGCTTTAATATCAATCGTGGCATTATTGTCGGTGATAACCCTGAGACACTGATTGATAAACGTATCGCTCATATGCGAGCTGGCAAAAATCATTATATCCAGCGTCTCATGCCCAATGGCCGGGTTTTAGAGATTCGTGGGCAAGCGATGCCTGGTGGTGGTTTTGTTAGCACCTTTAGCGACATTACCCAACATATTGAGGCCGAAAAGGCGTTACAGCAAGCTAACGAAACCTTAGAAAAACGTGTCGCAAGTCGCACCGAAGAACTGCAAAGAGCCAAAGCAGAAGCGGAAGCCGCCAATCGCAGTAAAACCCGATTTTTAGCCGCTGCAAGCCATGATTTAATGCAGCCGTTTAATGCGCTTACCTTATTTACCGACATGTTAAAAGCGAAAGTAAAAGATCAAGAACTGCGCAAATTAGCCAATAACATAGATGACTCATTGAATGTGGTCGAAGCGTTACTGTCTGACTTGGTTGAAATTTCACGATTGGATAATGCCAAATATCAAGCGACACCATCGACATTTGCAATCAATGAGTTGTTAACACCACTAAAAAATGAGTTTTCGCTATTGGCAAAGCAAGCCAATATTGAATTTCATTTTGTCTTATCTCAGTGCCATGTGCATAGTGACCAGCGCTTATTGCGCCGGATCATCCAAAACTTCTTATCCAATGCCGTTCATTATTGCCAAGACTCCAATAATCCCCTTGGTAAAACGGCGAAAATACTATTCGGAGTGCGTCGCCAGGGTCATCAGTTACGAATTGAAGTATGGGATAACGGGCCAGGCATCGCAGAAGACAAACTACAACTGATTTTTGCTGAATTTGAGCGCCTCCCGCAAACTCGAGAAATACCCGGTTTAGGGCTAGGGTTAGCCATTTCTGAACGTATTGCGAAAATACTTGGATTGCGTATTAGTGTTCGCTCAAGCCTAGGCAAAGGTACGGTTTTTGCGATCAATGTACCACTCGCTCACGACAAACCAAAATCATTAGCGCTTGCGCCGGCCACCCATAGCGACACTGAAGTAAATAAGCCAAACGACCCATTAAATATCACTGCGTTAATATTGGACAATGATCCATTAATGCTCACGGCATTATCATCACAGCTCGAACAATGGGGTTGTCAGGTACTGAGTGCCTCCAACCCACAAGTTATCGAACGACATGTTGAACAAATTAACCAGCCACCAAGTATTATCGTTGCTGACTACCACCTTGATGATGCCCAAAACGGTGTCGATGTATTTCGTCAATTATTAGCAGAGCAAGGGTGGCATGTGCCATGTGTTATATGTTCAGCGGATCCATCAGAGCAAGTTCGAGAGCATACCAGTAGCGCTCATTTTCATTTTTTACGCAAACCAATTAAACCACTCGCGCTCAAAAGGTTAATAAAGCAAGTCGTTGCAGCAAACGTTAAATAG
- a CDS encoding response regulator, which yields MNNNNIVIADDHPLFRAALKQAISDVFNDTVTLEAETFEELLALLGSTDSIEIVFLDLHMPGNNGFTGLAQLQNHYPDVVVIMVSSDDEPNTMLTAIDFGAAAFIPKSADLTMINQAIMTVLDGGVWLPAHIDISTQRVASNPHKQLAQQLSQLTPQQYVVLQMIADGQLNKQIAYELDIKETTVKKHVSAILQKLEVNNRTMAGLKYQQLSQASQVSQIA from the coding sequence ATGAATAATAACAACATTGTCATTGCTGATGATCACCCCTTGTTTCGCGCTGCCTTAAAACAGGCAATCAGTGACGTTTTCAACGATACAGTGACCCTTGAAGCGGAGACATTCGAGGAATTACTGGCATTATTGGGTTCAACCGACAGCATAGAAATTGTATTTTTGGACTTACATATGCCGGGTAATAATGGTTTCACCGGTTTGGCTCAACTACAGAATCATTATCCAGATGTTGTGGTAATTATGGTCTCTTCTGATGATGAACCAAACACCATGTTAACGGCAATCGATTTTGGCGCAGCGGCCTTTATTCCAAAATCAGCTGATTTAACCATGATTAATCAAGCGATCATGACGGTACTTGACGGAGGTGTCTGGTTACCTGCGCACATTGATATTAGCACGCAGCGTGTCGCATCAAATCCGCACAAACAACTTGCGCAGCAATTGTCTCAGTTAACCCCACAGCAATACGTTGTTTTACAAATGATTGCAGATGGTCAGCTCAATAAACAAATCGCCTATGAACTCGACATTAAAGAAACGACGGTTAAAAAGCATGTTTCAGCGATTTTACAAAAGCTTGAGGTCAATAATCGGACCATGGCTGGCTTAAAGTATCAGCAGCTAAGCCAAGCTAGTCAGGTGTCACAAATTGCCTAG